A genomic window from Pirellulaceae bacterium includes:
- a CDS encoding BBP7 family outer membrane beta-barrel protein: MSLKSKFVLLALLAAWMTTVADSASAEVVHENHLFPEFCPEDLNFNWFEPIYCDCGDERPTANLGFFFEYQRLSTSVSRAKQAIGGEDFSDWTSGNIFDFGYMRESSRHGTASGWLVSVQKIDNPERRLINPNVAQDGTVVDDIRGNPIGDTFVTENAFNVYSIDINRVWRMKPTFNGAILEPFVGVRYNRIRDHFNILAYQRTDPSIPPTSGAEELDFLLTDDFYDSETFTDNDLLGGQLGMRASKRRGRWRLGTEIKGFAFHNMAETNIKQTHEHTEIIQTALYGPFGRRLAILDGEPITKIHIVDDTTNLNNRFTWGGELRLNAGFDVTKKFTIEVGAQFMAFTNGIGRGPGFHKGLPLIHDKFPGQSFTTAGATLGFSVNR; encoded by the coding sequence ATGTCGTTGAAAAGCAAATTCGTTCTTCTAGCATTGCTCGCAGCATGGATGACAACTGTCGCGGATTCCGCATCAGCAGAAGTTGTCCACGAAAATCATCTCTTCCCGGAGTTTTGCCCGGAGGATTTGAATTTCAACTGGTTTGAGCCAATCTACTGCGACTGTGGCGACGAACGTCCGACAGCCAATTTGGGATTCTTCTTCGAATACCAACGGTTGTCGACAAGCGTCAGCCGTGCCAAACAAGCGATTGGCGGCGAAGACTTTTCCGATTGGACAAGTGGAAATATCTTCGACTTTGGCTATATGCGAGAGTCAAGCCGTCACGGAACGGCCAGCGGCTGGCTTGTGTCCGTGCAGAAGATCGACAATCCCGAGCGCCGACTGATCAACCCGAATGTGGCCCAAGACGGTACCGTGGTGGATGACATTCGCGGCAATCCGATCGGCGACACTTTCGTGACGGAAAACGCATTTAATGTCTACAGCATCGACATCAACCGCGTTTGGCGCATGAAACCGACTTTCAATGGTGCGATTCTGGAGCCGTTCGTAGGAGTTCGCTACAACCGGATTCGAGATCATTTTAATATTCTGGCTTACCAACGAACCGATCCATCCATTCCGCCGACAAGCGGGGCTGAAGAACTCGACTTTTTGTTAACCGATGATTTTTACGATAGCGAGACATTCACGGATAACGATCTGCTCGGCGGACAGCTTGGCATGCGAGCCTCAAAGAGAAGGGGTCGATGGCGGTTGGGAACGGAAATTAAAGGATTTGCTTTTCACAACATGGCAGAAACGAATATCAAGCAGACTCATGAGCATACCGAAATCATACAGACGGCGTTGTACGGACCATTTGGCAGACGTCTCGCGATCCTGGACGGTGAACCGATTACCAAAATCCACATCGTTGACGACACCACGAACCTCAACAATCGCTTTACTTGGGGTGGTGAGCTGCGACTGAACGCAGGTTTTGACGTCACGAAGAAATTCACGATCGAGGTGGGGGCCCAGTTTATGGCCTTCACCAACGGCATCGGACGTGGTCCCGGCTTTCATAAAGGCCTCCCACTAATCCATGACAAGTTCCCCGGCCAATCCTTCACCACCGCCGGTGCTACGCTGGGCTTCTCGGTCAACCGCTGA